The Halopseudomonas sabulinigri genome window below encodes:
- a CDS encoding TetR/AcrR family transcriptional regulator: MNTPTTAKRRYRGSAVEERKALRRQQLIDAAIEVYGRNGYRHSGVKQVCDAAGLTQRYFYESFSHSDELLIACYEQAAEQLRENNAAVAEAAGPNPVDRSMAMLRAYFQSLKDHPLIARLLLIEIRGISPAVDRAIDKALHAANNDMARLLVKPGHEGEPVDELLHAGIMGGVIHIALHWMATGYRKPVEEVAATAFKLGGALLEG, from the coding sequence ATGAATACTCCAACTACTGCCAAACGACGTTATCGCGGCTCTGCAGTCGAAGAGCGCAAAGCGCTGCGCCGTCAGCAATTGATAGATGCGGCCATAGAGGTTTATGGCCGTAATGGCTATCGCCACTCGGGCGTCAAGCAAGTGTGTGATGCCGCTGGTCTGACCCAACGCTATTTCTATGAGTCGTTCTCGCACAGTGATGAACTGCTGATCGCCTGCTATGAGCAAGCCGCAGAGCAGCTGCGCGAGAACAATGCCGCGGTAGCGGAGGCGGCCGGTCCTAACCCAGTTGACCGCAGCATGGCGATGTTGCGGGCCTATTTTCAGTCACTGAAGGATCACCCGCTGATCGCACGCTTGCTGCTGATCGAGATTCGCGGCATCAGCCCGGCGGTTGATCGCGCAATCGACAAGGCGCTACACGCGGCCAATAACGATATGGCCCGCCTGTTGGTAAAGCCCGGGCACGAGGGTGAGCCGGTCGATGAACTGTTGCACGCCGGGATCATGGGCGGGGTGATTCACATTGCCCTGCACTGGATGGCGACGGGTTACCGCAAGCCGGTGGAAGAGGTTGCCGCCACCGCGTTCAAACTGGGTGGCGCTTTACTCGAGGGTTGA
- a CDS encoding flavin-containing monooxygenase: MSTVQQQFAPAPLDVLIIGAGLSGIGAAHALTDQCPDKRYLILERRAAIGGTWDLFRYPGIRSDSDMYTLSFSHKPWTHRKAIADGADIKRYIEDIAEESGITHNIRFQRKVISASWSTEAALWTITALATDPSGNEQEEVYQARLLSICAGYYSYDEGYRPEFPEEQVFKGQIIHPQFWPTDLDYSGKRVVVIGSGATAVTLVPAMAKTAAHVTMLQRSPSYVVARPLSDRTAQSLQKWLPMPTAHRLTRWKNVLIGSFYHRLALKKPDFFKMRLIQMAKAQVGSEVDVKHFIPSYKPWDQRICAVPDGDLFHDLRAGRASVVTDTIESFTENGIRLSSGEELEADIIVTATGLRLNAMGDVQVSVDGETVAVAERMSYKGMMLSDIPNLILTFGYTNASWTLKAELTSNYTCRLLRHMDSQGYRIAVARRDPAVQNMPFLNFTSGYVQRGAHVLPKQGDRKPWQVYQSYLADKLTIQYGRVDDGIMQFK; the protein is encoded by the coding sequence ATGAGTACAGTACAACAACAATTTGCCCCTGCTCCGCTGGACGTCTTGATCATTGGCGCAGGTTTGTCCGGCATTGGCGCCGCCCACGCGCTGACCGATCAATGCCCGGACAAGCGCTACCTGATCCTGGAGCGCCGTGCAGCCATAGGCGGGACCTGGGACCTGTTTCGCTATCCCGGTATTCGCTCCGATTCCGACATGTACACCCTGAGCTTCAGTCACAAGCCCTGGACGCACCGCAAAGCGATTGCCGATGGCGCCGACATCAAGCGTTATATCGAAGACATCGCCGAGGAGTCCGGCATTACCCATAACATTCGCTTTCAGCGCAAGGTCATCAGCGCCAGTTGGTCCACCGAGGCTGCGCTCTGGACCATCACCGCGCTTGCCACAGACCCATCAGGCAACGAACAGGAAGAAGTTTATCAAGCGCGCCTGCTGTCGATCTGTGCCGGCTATTACAGCTACGATGAAGGATACCGCCCCGAGTTTCCCGAGGAGCAGGTGTTCAAGGGTCAGATCATTCACCCGCAATTTTGGCCAACCGACCTCGACTACAGCGGCAAGCGCGTCGTGGTGATCGGTAGTGGCGCCACCGCCGTCACCCTGGTTCCGGCAATGGCGAAAACCGCAGCACATGTCACCATGTTGCAGCGCTCCCCCAGCTATGTGGTTGCCCGTCCATTGAGCGACCGTACCGCGCAGTCGTTGCAGAAATGGCTACCAATGCCCACCGCGCACCGGCTGACCCGTTGGAAGAACGTATTGATTGGCTCTTTCTATCATCGGCTCGCACTGAAAAAGCCCGATTTTTTCAAGATGCGACTGATCCAGATGGCCAAAGCCCAGGTGGGTTCTGAGGTCGATGTAAAACACTTCATCCCCTCCTACAAGCCTTGGGACCAGCGCATCTGCGCAGTGCCGGACGGCGATCTGTTCCACGATCTGCGCGCTGGCCGCGCCTCGGTAGTAACCGACACCATCGAGTCCTTTACCGAGAACGGCATTCGCCTGTCATCCGGTGAAGAGCTCGAAGCAGACATCATCGTCACTGCCACCGGATTGAGGTTGAATGCCATGGGCGACGTGCAGGTGAGCGTGGACGGCGAAACCGTCGCTGTCGCGGAGCGCATGTCCTACAAGGGCATGATGCTCAGCGATATTCCCAACCTGATTCTGACCTTTGGCTATACCAATGCATCCTGGACGTTGAAGGCCGAGCTGACCTCAAACTACACCTGCCGGCTGCTGCGCCATATGGACAGCCAGGGTTACCGCATTGCTGTCGCTCGGCGCGACCCAGCAGTACAGAACATGCCGTTCCTCAACTTCACCTCCGGCTACGTTCAGCGGGGCGCGCATGTTTTACCAAAACAGGGCGACCGCAAACCCTGGCAGGTCTACCAGAGCTACCTGGCAGACAAGCTCACCATTCAATACGGCCGCGTTGATGACGGCATAATGCAATTCAAATAA
- a CDS encoding SDR family NAD(P)-dependent oxidoreductase, whose product MQVNNCVAVLTGAGSGIGRCLALALAKQHCHLALADLNAEALAETAAQARAFGIKASEHPLDVADRAAVAALPAAVMAEHGKVDLLINNAGVALGGTFAQTSEENFDWLMRINFDGVVSMCRAFLPLLSERPVARIVNVSSLFGLITPAQNTAYCASKFAVRGFSNSLRLELEGSNVGMTVVHPGGVATAIATSARGPAEATEAQRQEKLAQAKKLLRMPPPKAADIILRGIERDKPRVIVGNDALILSWLERLLPVNYWRLLPGIATRNN is encoded by the coding sequence ATGCAAGTTAACAACTGTGTTGCCGTACTGACTGGTGCCGGCAGCGGCATAGGCCGGTGCCTTGCCCTGGCACTGGCCAAGCAGCATTGCCACCTTGCCCTGGCAGACCTGAATGCCGAGGCCCTGGCAGAGACCGCCGCCCAGGCCCGCGCGTTTGGCATCAAGGCCAGTGAACATCCGCTTGATGTCGCCGATAGAGCAGCCGTAGCTGCCCTGCCGGCAGCGGTGATGGCAGAACATGGCAAGGTAGACCTGCTGATAAACAACGCCGGCGTCGCGCTGGGCGGTACCTTCGCGCAAACCTCGGAGGAAAACTTCGACTGGCTGATGCGTATCAACTTCGACGGCGTGGTCAGCATGTGCCGCGCCTTTTTGCCATTGCTCAGCGAGCGCCCGGTGGCGCGAATCGTCAACGTATCCAGCCTGTTCGGCCTGATCACCCCGGCGCAGAACACCGCGTATTGCGCGAGCAAATTTGCCGTGCGCGGCTTTTCCAACTCGCTCAGGCTGGAACTTGAAGGCAGCAATGTCGGCATGACTGTTGTGCACCCCGGCGGCGTTGCCACCGCCATCGCTACCAGTGCTCGCGGTCCTGCCGAGGCGACCGAAGCGCAACGGCAAGAGAAGCTCGCGCAGGCCAAAAAGCTGCTGCGCATGCCACCGCCCAAGGCGGCGGATATCATCCTGCGCGGCATCGAGCGCGACAAGCCCCGGGTTATCGTCGGCAACGATGCGCTGATTCTTTCCTGGCTTGAACGCTTGCTGCCGGTCAACTACTGGCGCCTGCTGCCAGGTATTGCCACCCGCAACAATTGA
- a CDS encoding alpha/beta fold hydrolase, with protein MSYLFNAIIIVVLLVMLGLFVFTWLISKRVEAGMPPEGNFITIQGTRVHYLEQGQGPAMVMIHGLSGVAQNFGYQVLGDLAKTHRVIAIDRPGSGYSVRHPRSAATLNVQADIVAGLIDALGLDKPLLVGHSLGGAVSLATALRYPGKVSGLALIAPLTHKPKETSKAFAALNIPYLWLRKLVGWTVAIPLSIRNRDKVTELVFGPEAVPKDFPTRGGGFLGMRPSQFVAASSDAYALNAALPAMQQCYGAIALPVGVLYGRQDRILDPQEQGQALADALPGTELELVDGGHMLPITQPDLTSEFIRRQSLRSAVAE; from the coding sequence GTGAGTTATCTGTTCAATGCAATCATCATTGTTGTTCTGCTGGTCATGCTCGGCTTGTTTGTTTTCACCTGGCTTATCAGCAAACGAGTGGAAGCCGGCATGCCGCCTGAGGGCAACTTCATCACTATCCAGGGTACCCGCGTACATTACCTGGAGCAGGGCCAGGGCCCGGCGATGGTGATGATTCACGGGCTGAGTGGCGTAGCACAGAATTTCGGCTACCAGGTGCTCGGCGATCTGGCCAAGACCCATCGGGTAATCGCCATCGACAGGCCGGGTAGCGGTTACTCGGTCAGGCACCCGCGCTCAGCGGCAACGCTCAACGTACAGGCCGATATCGTCGCCGGCCTGATAGACGCTTTGGGTCTCGACAAGCCGCTGCTGGTCGGTCACTCACTGGGCGGCGCCGTATCACTGGCAACCGCATTGCGCTATCCAGGCAAGGTCTCGGGTCTGGCGCTGATTGCCCCCTTGACGCACAAACCGAAAGAAACCTCCAAAGCTTTCGCCGCGCTGAATATCCCCTATCTGTGGCTGCGCAAGCTGGTGGGCTGGACCGTGGCGATACCGCTGTCGATCCGTAATCGTGACAAGGTCACCGAGCTGGTATTCGGGCCAGAAGCCGTACCCAAGGATTTCCCGACCCGCGGCGGTGGCTTTCTGGGCATGCGTCCCAGCCAATTCGTCGCTGCCTCATCCGACGCCTATGCGCTGAACGCCGCCCTGCCGGCCATGCAGCAATGCTATGGCGCGATTGCCCTGCCAGTCGGCGTGCTATATGGCCGCCAGGACCGCATTCTCGATCCGCAGGAACAGGGCCAGGCACTGGCCGACGCCCTCCCCGGCACGGAACTTGAGCTGGTTGATGGCGGTCACATGCTTCCTATAACCCAGCCCGATCTCACCAGCGAATTCATTCGCCGGCAGTCCCTGCGCTCGGCTGTGGCTGAGTAA
- a CDS encoding YgdI/YgdR family lipoprotein — protein MKPWKLAALGAVAMLAVVGCSNDHIIRTEDGEMIQSNEKPEIDEDTGMIEYEDEQGYDNQVKQSDVKEIIER, from the coding sequence ATGAAACCATGGAAACTTGCCGCGCTGGGTGCCGTCGCCATGCTGGCCGTTGTGGGTTGCTCGAATGACCACATCATTCGCACCGAAGACGGGGAAATGATTCAGAGTAACGAGAAGCCGGAAATCGATGAAGACACCGGCATGATCGAGTACGAAGATGAGCAGGGTTACGACAACCAGGTTAAACAGTCCGATGTGAAAGAAATCATCGAGCGCTGA
- a CDS encoding YgdI/YgdR family lipoprotein produces MKHAMLVAFALFAAISLTACSSEYIISTTSGQMIPTDGKPKLNNETGMVEYKDAEGRKATIMQSDVKSVIER; encoded by the coding sequence ATGAAACACGCAATGCTCGTCGCTTTCGCCCTGTTCGCCGCCATCTCTCTGACGGCCTGCTCCAGTGAGTACATCATCAGTACCACTAGCGGCCAGATGATTCCCACCGATGGCAAGCCCAAACTGAATAACGAGACCGGCATGGTCGAATACAAGGACGCAGAAGGCCGCAAAGCGACCATCATGCAGTCGGACGTCAAATCGGTTATCGAACGCTAG
- a CDS encoding VOC family protein, producing MQLTPYLSFDGNCADAFAFYHACLGGELEAMPYAGSPMADEMPAVMQDRIMHVSLSNGTFFLMGCDVPPSVYQAPQGMQVALQCDDLEEAQRRFDSLSADGQISMPLQATFWSTGFAMFTDRFGIQWMINCTCALDTQA from the coding sequence ATGCAGCTGACGCCCTACCTGTCCTTCGACGGCAATTGCGCCGACGCCTTCGCCTTCTACCATGCCTGTTTGGGTGGCGAACTGGAGGCCATGCCCTACGCCGGCTCACCCATGGCCGATGAGATGCCCGCCGTGATGCAAGACCGCATCATGCACGTGTCATTGAGCAATGGAACGTTTTTCCTGATGGGCTGCGACGTACCGCCGTCGGTCTATCAAGCGCCACAAGGCATGCAGGTTGCCCTGCAATGTGACGATCTGGAAGAAGCGCAGCGCCGCTTCGACAGCCTGTCGGCCGACGGCCAGATCAGCATGCCCTTGCAGGCGACTTTCTGGTCCACAGGCTTTGCCATGTTCACCGACCGCTTCGGCATCCAGTGGATGATCAACTGCACCTGCGCGCTCGATACCCAGGCTTGA
- a CDS encoding YciI family protein, producing the protein MQYMLLCCIDEALWAALPDEQRQTVMNDYDKLIQEMVTTGHYRGGGKLLPTHAATTLRKEQGELIVTDGPFAETKEQLGGFHVIECEHLDQALALAKRIPPLAVGGVVEVRPLDPAYQL; encoded by the coding sequence ATGCAATACATGCTGCTGTGCTGCATCGATGAAGCCCTGTGGGCTGCGCTCCCCGACGAGCAACGCCAGACGGTGATGAACGATTACGACAAACTGATTCAGGAGATGGTCACCACCGGGCATTACCGTGGTGGCGGCAAGCTGCTGCCGACGCACGCTGCCACCACGCTGCGCAAGGAACAGGGCGAGTTGATCGTCACCGACGGCCCCTTTGCCGAAACCAAAGAACAGCTCGGCGGCTTTCACGTGATCGAGTGCGAACACCTGGACCAGGCGCTGGCTTTGGCCAAGCGCATCCCGCCATTGGCAGTGGGCGGCGTGGTTGAAGTACGGCCGCTCGACCCGGCCTATCAGCTGTAA
- a CDS encoding RNA polymerase sigma factor codes for MTTPTLDQLYRSEYGKLLAGLIRRSGSFDQAEDALQTAFEAALRQWPGDGLPANPAAWLSRTAQHKLIDQQRHLITQRDKSDALAFHLHQLAQDQDDQDIPQDSLRLMFTCCHPALPQTSQVALTLHTLGGLKTDEIARALLVPLSTLAQRLVRAKSKIRDAGIPFQIPADEQLSARLRPVLTVLYLIFNEGYSASFGTQMVRNDLCQEAIRLASLLVRLLPAEAEARGLLGLMLLHDARRATRIDSQGDLVLLEDQDRSQWDQQQIELGCRHTSRAFQQGRPGAYTLQAGIAALHAQAPSSAATDWRHIAALYSLLYQQQPTPIIALNRAVAIAMTDGLEQGLALLKHIHLPSYHLLPATRADLLRRLGRPAEAADQYRAALVLVNNQLEQRFLARRLQEMQSAMALSNSPLPDRQACAP; via the coding sequence ATGACCACGCCAACGCTGGATCAACTCTACCGCAGCGAGTACGGCAAGTTGCTGGCCGGCCTGATCCGCCGCAGCGGTAGTTTTGACCAGGCCGAAGATGCCTTGCAGACCGCCTTTGAGGCCGCCCTGCGGCAATGGCCCGGCGATGGCCTGCCAGCCAACCCTGCGGCGTGGCTCAGCCGCACCGCGCAGCACAAACTGATTGATCAGCAGCGCCACCTGATCACGCAACGGGACAAGAGCGATGCCCTCGCCTTTCACCTGCACCAGTTGGCGCAAGATCAGGACGATCAGGATATACCGCAGGATAGCCTGCGGCTGATGTTCACCTGCTGCCATCCAGCCTTGCCGCAAACCAGCCAGGTGGCTCTGACGCTGCATACCCTGGGCGGCCTGAAAACCGACGAAATTGCCCGCGCCCTGCTGGTGCCGCTATCCACGCTGGCGCAACGCCTGGTGCGCGCCAAGAGCAAGATTCGCGATGCCGGCATTCCCTTTCAGATCCCCGCAGATGAGCAACTATCGGCGCGGCTGCGACCCGTCCTGACGGTGCTGTATCTGATTTTCAACGAGGGCTACAGCGCCAGTTTCGGTACACAAATGGTGCGTAATGACCTTTGCCAGGAGGCCATCCGCCTGGCCAGCCTGCTGGTACGGCTGCTGCCCGCAGAGGCCGAAGCGCGCGGCTTGTTGGGCCTGATGCTGTTGCACGATGCGCGGCGCGCCACGCGCATCGACAGCCAGGGCGACCTGGTGTTGCTTGAGGATCAGGACCGCAGCCAATGGGACCAGCAACAGATCGAGCTTGGCTGCCGGCATACCAGCCGCGCTTTCCAGCAGGGCCGGCCTGGCGCCTATACCTTGCAGGCGGGCATCGCCGCGCTGCACGCCCAGGCGCCCAGCAGCGCAGCAACGGATTGGCGGCACATTGCCGCCCTCTACAGCCTGCTCTACCAGCAACAGCCAACGCCGATCATAGCCCTCAATCGGGCAGTGGCGATCGCCATGACCGATGGGCTCGAACAGGGCCTGGCACTACTCAAGCACATTCATCTGCCCAGCTATCACCTGCTGCCGGCGACCCGCGCCGACCTGTTGCGCCGTTTGGGTCGGCCGGCCGAGGCGGCCGACCAGTACCGTGCAGCACTGGTACTGGTAAACAACCAGCTGGAGCAGCGCTTCCTCGCGCGGCGCCTGCAGGAAATGCAGTCGGCAATGGCGTTGTCGAATTCGCCCCTGCCCGATCGACAAGCTTGTGCACCTTGA
- a CDS encoding DUF1428 domain-containing protein, giving the protein MSYVDGFVVPVPKARIDEYIRVAQIAKTVWMEHGALEYVECVGDDVPDGQHTSFPMSVKLEPEEMVIFSWIRYSSREERDRIIALVMADPRLEGQMTPENMPFDGKRLIFGGFKVVID; this is encoded by the coding sequence ATGTCTTATGTAGATGGATTTGTGGTTCCCGTACCCAAAGCCAGGATCGATGAATACATCCGCGTCGCCCAGATCGCCAAAACGGTCTGGATGGAGCACGGCGCACTGGAGTACGTCGAATGCGTTGGTGATGATGTGCCCGATGGGCAGCACACTTCCTTCCCGATGAGCGTCAAGCTAGAGCCGGAAGAAATGGTGATATTTTCCTGGATTCGATACAGCTCACGCGAAGAGCGCGACCGCATAATAGCCCTGGTCATGGCCGACCCCAGGCTCGAAGGCCAGATGACGCCGGAGAACATGCCCTTTGATGGCAAGCGGCTGATCTTTGGTGGCTTCAAGGTGGTGATCGACTGA